GGCGAGGTCGGTGCGCTGGTCCCGGTCGCCGAGCAGGGCGCCGAGGCGGCGCACCCACGGGACCCGCTCGTCGCGCTGGTTCCACACCAGGGCCAGGTGACCGCCGGGGCGCAGGACGCGGTTGATCTCCGGCAGGGCGCGCTCGAGGTCGAACCAGTGGAACGCCTGGCCGGCCACCACCACGTCGACGCTGGCGTCGGCCAGCGGGATCTCCTCGGCGCCGGCGACGGTGGCCCGCACCAGGGGCAGCCGGGCGCGCAGCCGCTCCAGCATGGCGCTGTCGGGGTCGGTGGCGTGCACCTCGTGACCGAGCCCGACCAGGACCTCGGTGAGCTTGCCGGTGCCGGCCCCGAGCTCGAGGACGGTCGCGGGCTGCTCGCCCACGAGCCAGCTCGCGGCCGGGGCGGGGTACGACGGGCGGCCACGGTCGTAGGCGTCGGCGACCGACCCGAAGCAGCTCCTCGGGTCCGCGCCAGGCTGGAGGTCGGTCATCGGGCCAAGACTAGGTGCTGGGTAGCCTCCGGGACGTGAGCGCCGACCCGATGTCCTGGCTGGTGTCGCTCGAGGGAGTCCCGAGCGCGTTCGCGGCGACCCGTGACGGCATCGACGCCCTGCTGCGCGACCGCGGGCTGCGGCGTACCTCGCCCGAGCAGACCGCGGCCTCCCTGCTGCGCGGGGCGCACGCCTCGGCGGTGCTGGAGGGGTCGTCCTCGACCTTCGAGGAGGTCGCCGAGGGTGCCGGTGACGCGATCGCCGTCGACGCGGTGCGGGTCTCGACCGAGCTGCTGTCCCTGGTGCCGGTCCTGGGACGCTCGCCGCTGCAGGCGCTGGCCCGCATCCACGCCCTCGCCTCGGCGAGCTCCCTGCCCGAGGAGCGTCGTGGCCGTCCCCGGGACGCTTCCTCGGCCGACCGCCTGCGGTCCCTGGCCGAGGTGCTGCTGGCCGAGACCGAGGCGCCGGCGCTGATGGTGGCCGCGCTCGTGCACGCCGACCTGGCGACCGCCGCGCCGTTCCCCAGCCACAACGGCATCGTGGCCCGGGCCGCCGAGCGGCTGGTGCTGGTGGCGCGCGGTGTCGACCCGGCGTCGCTGACGGTCCCCGAGGCCGGTCACCTGGCGCACCGGGCGGCCTACGAGTCCAACCTGCGCGGCTACGCCTCCGGTGACGACTCCGGCATCCACTCCTGGCTGCTCTACGCCCCCGAGGCCTTCGCCTCCGGGGCCGACGCCTCGCCGTTGCGCTCCTGAGGGGCCGGACATGCTGGTGGCCCCCGGGGACACGCCCCGGAGGCCACCGCTGACACGAGACACCGCCGGCTACCAGGCGTGCATCATCAACTTGCTGCCGCGGGAGTATCCCGACTCGACAGGCACCCTGTAGGAAGGGTAGATCGCCGCGTGGGTACCTCGGGCCTCGTGTACGTCTGTGGAGTTGTCGTGCCTCATGTGTACGCCGATGTGACGGGCGACACAACCCCTCTCGGCGAGTCTTGGTGTTGGTCGACCGGTCCACCTGCGGGGCCGCGTCGCGACCGGTGCGGACCAGGTTGCGCGGGGCGTCCGCGCGTGGCAGGGGCCCGCGTCGGGGCGGGTCGAGGTCGCCTCAGGCGCCGGCGGCGCGCTTGCGGGCGCCGGCCCAGATGACGCCCCCGACGGCCACCGCGCCGCCCACGGCGAGCGCGGCCAGGGTCGGCCCCGAGGGCACCGGGACCCGCGAGCGCAGGGCCACGGGCTTGTCGAAGACCAGGACCGTCCAGCCGCGCTCCTCGGCGATGCGGCGCAGCTCCTTGTCGGGGTTCACCGCGAAGGGGTGGCCGACCGCCTCGAGCATCGGCACGTCGGTGACCGAGTCGCTGTAGGCGTAGCACTCCGAGAGGTCGAAGCCGCGGGTCTCGGCCAGCTCGCGGATCGCCTTCGCCTTCTCCTCGGCGTAGACGTAGTAGGCGATCTCGCCGGTGTAGCGGCCGTCCTCGACCTCCAGGCGCGTGGCGACGACGGAGTCGGCCCCGAGCAGCTCGCCGATGGGCTCGACGACCTCGGTGCCCGACGCCGAGACGATGACGACCTCGCGCCCCTCGAGGTGGTGGGCATCGATCAGTTCCACGGCCTCCTCGTAGACCAGCGGGTCCACGATGTCGTGCAGCGTCTCGGCGACGATGTCGCGCACGGTCTGGACGTCCCACCCGGCGCACAGCTGGGACATGAACTGCCGCAGCTTCTCCATCTGGTCGTGGTCGGCGCCGCCCACGAGGTAGACGAACTGGGCGTACGCCGAGCGCAGCACCGCCCGTCGCGAGATCAGCCCGCCGGCCTGGAAGGGGCGGCTGAACGCGAGGGTGCTCGACTTGGCGATGATCGTCTTGTCGAGGTCGAAGAAGGCCGCTGCCGGCATGGGGCGAGCATACGGCCCCGCACGCGTCCACAGCGGCCGCGTGTCGCATCCTCCTCCACAGCCCTCGGCGTACGCCGCCGGGCCGGCGTCCCCGCGGGACAGGCTGCCCGCATGGACCGACCCGCCGTGCTGCTCGCGACCGCCGACCCGCACCTGCTCGCCGAGGTGCAGCGACTGGCTGCCTCCGTGGGCATCGGGGTGGTGCCCGTGGTGGACGGGGGTGGGCTGCTGCGCCGGTGGCAGACCGCGCCCCTGGTGCTGCTCGGGGCCGACCTGGTGCCGTCGACGGCCGACCTGAGGCCGCCCCGACGGTCCGGGGTGGTCCTGGTGAGCAGCGGGCCGGTCCCGTCCGAGCTGCTGCGCCCGGCGCTGGAGCTGGGGGTCGGGGAGGTGGCCGAGCTGCCCGTGGCCGGCGGCTGGTTGGCCACCGCGCTCGCCGACCTCGAGCACGCCACGGCCGACGGACGGGTCGTGGGGGTGCTGGGCGGCGCCGGCGGGGCCGGCGCCACCACCTTCGCGGCGGCGCTGGGCCAGGTGGCCGCTCGCGCCGGCGGCACGCTGGTGGTCGACGCCGACCCCTTGGGTCCCGGGGTCGACCGGGTGCTGGGCCTGGAGCAGGTCGACGGGGTCGGGTGGGAGCAGCTGGCCGGGTCGCACGGCCGGCTGGCGGCCCGCGACCTGCGGGAGGGCGTGCCACGCCGAGGTCACCTCGGTGTGCTCACCTGGCGCCGGGCCGCGGTGCCGCGGCTGCCCGAGGCCGACCAGGTGGGGGAGGTGCTGGCCGCGGCGCGCCGGGGTCACGAGGTGGTGGTGGTCGACCTGCCGCGGCTCGGCTCGGTGCGCGACCAGCTGGCCGCGCACTGCGACCTGCTGGTGGTGGTGGTCCCGGCGACGGTGGCCGGCGTGGCCTCGACGGTGCGTGCGGTGGCCGGGCTGGACGACCCGTGCCGTGCCGGTCTGGTGCTGAGGGGGCGCTCGGCCGACGAGCACGCGGCGCACCGGGCCACCGGGCTCCCGGTGCTGGCCGCGATGGTCTCGCAACGGGGCATGGACGAGGCCGTCGACCTCGGGATGGGGCCGGTGCGCTCCTTCCGGGGGCCGCTGGGCCGTGCGGCCGGGACGGTCCTCGACCGGCTGCGCCTGCAGGGCAGGGTCGCGGCATGAGCGAACCCGCCGTCGCGCTGGTCGAGCGGGCGCGGGCGCACCTCGCCGCAGCCGCCGCCCCGCTCACGCCGCACGCGGTCGCGGAGGCGCTGCGCGGAGCCGGTCCGGTCGGTCACGACACGGTGCTGGCGGTGCACGCCCGCCTCGTGCGGGACGTCGAGGGCGCCGGCCCGCTCCAGGGCCTGCTGGCCACCCCCGGTGTCACCGACGTGCTCGTCAACGGGTCCAGCGGGGTCTACCTCGACCGCGGCTCCGGGCTGGAGCGGGCCGAGGTGCACCTCCCCGACGAGGAGTCGGTGCGGAGGCTGGCACAGCGGTTGGCCTCCCTGGGTGGGCGCCGGCTCGACGACGCCTCCCCCTGCGTGGACCTGCGCCTGCCCGACGGCACCCGGCTGCACGCCGTCCTGGCCCCCGTCGCCCGGCCCGGCACGACGATCTCCCTGCGCCTGCCTCCGCGGCGGCCCTTCTCGCTGCCCGAGCTGATGGCGGCCGGTCACGCCCCGCCGCAGATGGAGCGGCTGCTGACGGCGCTGGTCGCCGCCCGGGCCGCGTTCCTCGTCACCGGCGGCACCGGCACCGGCAAGACCACCGTCCTCGCCACGCTGCTCGGCCTGGTCCCGCCCACCGAGCGGATCGTCGTCGTCGAGGACGCCGCCGAGCTCGCGCCTGCCCACCCGCACGTGGTCTCGCTCGAGGCCCGTCCGGCCAACCTCGAGGGCTCGGGGGCGTTGCCGCTGCACACGCTGGTGCGCCAGGCGCTGCGCATGCGCCCAGACCGGATCGTCGTCGGGGAGGTGCGGATTCCAGCGGGAGTTTCCCGAGCTCCAGACAGGAAACTCCCTTCCAGTCGGGAAGCTCGGCATTCCAGCGGAGAAACTCCCCGCCGGGACGCCTTCCAGACAGGAAACTCGCGGGCTTGATGGGCGGCCCGGTGCCACGACGGTCCCTCTGCAGCAACGCGACCCGCACGGGTCGCTCAACCGATGCAGAGGAGGCGCGATCTAAGTGCCCCAGTACCCCCTCACGCCGTTCCCGCGCCCGGGACGGGGACGCACAGTCACCGTCGGAGCGGACAACCCCCGGTTCGTCCACCTGCCGCTCGTGGTCGGCTACCCCAGCGGCGTCGTGAAGCTCCTCCGCGGACAACCTGCCGTCCTCGACCGCCTGACCCGCAGCCAGCGCCTGATGCTGTGCGACGTGGAGCCGGACGAGCCGCACTTCGTGGCCACCAACCGCCGCGGCGACGTCAGCCTTGTCCCGGCCGAGCGCCGCATCCTTGCCGGCCTTCTCGAGCAGCGTCTCTACGCCGCCCCGTATGCGCCGCCGACCTGGAACGCGGACACGTGGGATAGCCCGGACGCCGTGGCGCGCGAGGACGTGCGCCTCGAGCTCTGCTACCTCCAAGACGCAGAAGCCGAGGGTTGGGAGCTCGTCGAGAACAACGGCTACGAGCTGCTCACCGACACCCGTCGACCCGACGAGGCTCTTCACCGACGAGACCTTCCGTGAAGGTCACCGCTGCCCCCAGGCCTGATGGCCTGGGGGCAGCCCTGCGTCTGCGGTAGAGCGCCGTGTGGTCACGGCGGGCATTGCACCCTGTCAGGGGCGGATGGTCTCAACGAAGGTGTCACCGTCGGGGTAGATGATGCCGACGTCGTAGTGGTCGAGCAGGCGGAGGACGTCCTCACGGGGCCGACCCGGGACCAGAACGGCAACCTTGGTGTCGAGCGGCAGGTCGTCGAGGACCCGGTAGTACATGGCCTGGCCCATCGCGTGCGCTACGAGCACGTCGTCGAGGTGGTTGGCCTTCGCCTCGATGACCAGGCCGCGGTCTTTGTCGTACAGGTCTGCTTCGCGGCCGTTGCTGAACCGCTTCTTGGTGACGCGCCGGCCCAGCCAGGTCACGTAGCGGGCAACCAGGTCTGCTTCGAGTTCTCGCTCGAGTTCCAGGCGCTCATCGGCGGTGAGCCCTGGGTCGGCGAGCAGGGCCGGAATGTCGTCCTGCAGCATCCAGTTGGCGCGAACCACTCGTAGCTTGTGGCCCTTGAGGTGCTTGTGCATCGCCCAGTACACGTCGCAGTGCCGGTAGCGGCCGTCGAGTTCGACGAAGCACTCCCAGATGGTCCGGCTGGGCTTGTGTCCGGGGTTGGGCCACCCGAGACGCAGCACGTCGTCTGCGACCGCTCGGAGTCCTGCCTCTTCGACAGCCGGCGGGCCGCCGACGGCGGGGAACCGTTCGAAGAAGCCGTCAGGGCGGTAGAGAATTTCGCCGGTCCACTCCAGGTCCATCTCTGCGGCCAGCAGCGCATCGGCGACCTTGGGCTTCTCCGCGGGGTTGTTCAGGTCCAGACGCAGACGCGCCGCGATGCGGTCGAGCAGGTCGAACCAGGTTGGTCTCTCGTCGATGGTTTCGAGGATGACCTGGGTCGCGAGGGCGTTGCGGTGGTCGCGGTCCTGTCCGGCGCTCGACCAGCTGGTGGTCCGGTCGGAGGGGTACGGGATGGCCAAGGTGGGCTCCAGAGGCGGTCACGGGAAGTAGAGCGCTTCCTCGACGCATCATCGCAGCGGTCACAGACATGCCGTCGCCAGACTCTTGTCTGAGCGGAGCCAGCTTCGTCTTGCCCGATAGAGTCCGTGTCCGCAAGTTGCCGCCCCGGGCGGACCAGCTACCGCAGACTGGTCCCGTGCGTCGCGTGCAACCTCTCCTGCCCCTGCTGCTGTGTCTCCCCGTGGCGGCTGCCTGCTCGGGAGATGCTCAGACAGGGCCCACCCCTGAGACCGTGACGGTCACCGTCGACGCCACGCCCACTGGCACGCCGGCCTCAGAGGTAGCCGCCTCTTCGGCTCCAATGACGGCGACACAACTCATGTCGATGAGCGGCACCCTGGGGTGCGCGCGGCCAAGCGACGCGCTGGGGCCCGCAAGCAGGGCGCTCGAGGCGCTGGCGTGCAACAAGTTCGGTAAGCGCGAGCGCGGGTTTCGCGTGTTCGAGAGTGAGACCAAGAGGGATGCCGAAGTGCGCACCTGGCAGCGCATGGCGCGCGCACGTCTCGCTCCGGGCTACGAACCCAGTTCCGTGCTTGTCGGTGTCGAGGGAGACATCTACTGGATGGTGACCTCGACGTCTGTCGGTCAGCTTCGCGATCTGCACCGCGACGGCATGGGCGACGAGGTCCTCGACTTCTCCGGGCTCGACCCCGAGGGGCCGAAGACGCCCAAGCCGAAGCCGACTCCGTCGGTCGCCACGTCTTTCGGCGAGGGCACCTACCTGGTCGGCAAGGACGTCGCACCCGGCCTGTACCGCTCCGAGGGGCCGTCGCCGAACGATGGCCGCTACTGCGTCGTGTACGCCTCCCGGCAGCCCGCCGACCTTGACTCCTACCTGCGCGGCGCCACCCTCAAGGGACCCACGGCGGTGCAGGTCAACGAGGGCGAGTGGGTGACCTCGCAGTACTGCAAGACCTTCACCCTGGACTGACCCAACAACGAGACAGCCGGGCGCAGCAGCTCCTGGTCACCAGATGAGGGCTAGTTGGAGCTGCTCGACATGTGCAGGGGTGTCCTGGTCGTTGCAGAGGCACTCGTGGTGTGGCGGCAGGGATGTGGTGCTCCACGACACCGGCTGGGGCTGGCCGTCTGCCGAACGGAGCGCGGCGACCTGGTAGTCGCCGCCGAACGGCTGGCCGTGAACGAGTTGGTGCACGGCGATGCGGGAGGCGTGGTGCGCGATCGTGGCGACGTCGGCGTTGGTGCCGGTGAAGGTGGGCTCGGAGCAGCGCGGCAGGTTCACCCACCCGGCCGGGTCGGCTGGTGGTACCGGGAGGGGGCTGGCCGGGTCTGAGCGGTGGTGGGTGAGGCACTCGACGCATCCGGTCGCGCGTGCCGGGTCGAGGCAGGCGACCCAGCCGCCCCACATGCCGGCGGTACCGGCGACGGCCAGGAACGGGCGGCCCTGGTCGCGGCGGATGGCGCCGAGGAACGAGGTGACGTTCGGGTTGGCGGTTGCGTCGATGACCAGGTCGGCCTTGGCGATCGCGGTTCGAGTCGCGGATGCGACCTGACCCCGTTTCCCGGTGTGCTTCTCCCAGAGTATCTGCACGTTCATTGCCCACGCCCGCACGTCGCAGGCGGGGTTGCTTGCGCTGAGGGAAGTGGCGAGTTCGGTGGCCTTCTGGTGGCCGGCTGCGAGGAGGGGGGCGTGCTGGCGGCTGGCGGTGGCTGGGTCGATGTCGTCGCCGTCGATGAGGAGGAGGGTGTTCACGCCGGTGCGGGCGAGGTCGGTCGCGATCTGGTGGCCGATGGCGCCGCACCCGACGAGGACGGCGGTCTTGCTGGCGAGGGTCGCGGCGTCAGGGGTCCTGTGGTGGACGGCTTCGGTGTTCAGGTGTGCCGCGGTGGCGAGCCACCTGACCTCGACCGGAGCGCCGGTCGAGGTCAGCGTCAGGACGGTGCGGTGCAGGAACACCCACGACTCCCCGCTTTGACGGTAGGCCGTCTCGGTCTCGGGGACGAGGAGTCCGATGGTCTCCGTGGCGCGCCGGTCAGGGTCCTGAGCGCCGTCCGGGTCGCGGTCGGTCCCGGCTTGGTGGTCGGTTCCGGCCTGTGCCTCTTCGAGTGGCGGAAGGAGGGGCTCGATGCGCGCCCAGACCTCCTCGGCGTCCTGTCCGACGCGGTAGTCGGGGTCTCGTATCCAGCGGCCGACCTCGATGACGGGGAACTCGCTGCGGATGCCGACCGAGCTGAGCTCGGAGTGGAAGTCGTCGCCCCAGATGTGGGTGACCACACCGGTGGCGAGGCGCCCCTGGCGTACCAGGCCGTGTGGGTACCGGGCCTCGAGCGCTCCTCCGTCGAGGTGCGCGGGGATGGCGACATCGGCCACCACGACCGTCGCCGACAGCCGGTCTGTACCCAGCCCGTACCCGACCGTGGCTTCTTCCAGGCCGGCGTGCACAGCCCAGACCGGGTCCTCAGCGCGGTCAGCGCGGATGGAGTCGTCGGCGACCAGGTTCTCGACGACGAGCAACTTCGACATCTGCCGAGCGAGGACGTCAGCGAAGAGCTCCTCTGGGCGGTGGTCCCGGTCGTGGGCCAGGCACAGCAAACCGGTGACCGGGTCGCGGTGCCGCACGGCTCCGGTGGCGTTGGTGCGGTCGTACACCTCGGCCGGGAAGTGCGGGTAGGCCCCGGGGAACCAGACGGTCAGCTCCGCACGGGAGCCCTGATGAGGCAGCGGGTACTGGACCGTGAAGGTCACCCGGTCCTCAGCGTCTTGCACCTCGTAGGTCCATCCTGCGGCGTCCAGCGCGGCGCACTCGGCAGCGAACCGGTCCGGATGCCTGCGGGGCCACCCTGCCGGCAGCACCTGGTCACTGGTCGAGGGCTTCTGTGGGGCCGCGTCGGTGAGGTTCATGACTGGGACGGTTCAGCCGACGGGGGCGGGGTGGCCCGCGGCGGCCGGGGCGCGGTAGGCGTCGGCGGGGAGGTCCTCGACGACGTGCTCGTCGATGTCCTCGGTCGTGGTGGTGACGCGGCGCCGGGTGGTGCGCCGCGTGACCCGGTGGCCGCCTCCGGGGAGTCGCTCGTACGTCGTCTCGGTGGTCTCTTCGAACTCGTCGTCGTCCACGGCGGCGCTGTCGTCGCTCTCGCTGTCCTGCCCGGGCCGCTGGGTGTCCTCCGGCGCCTGCTCCTCTGCGTGCTCCGGCTGCTTGTCGTCGTTTCGCGATGCGTTCATCGACCTACCTTTCGTTAGAACAAGTGTTCGAACAAGTTGAACACTGCTGGCCCGACCTCGCCAGCGCTGCGCCCCAGGTTCCGCGCCATGGCGCGGAAGTTCGACCCGTCTGTCCGCCGGCACTGCTTGGGCACATCTGGGGGCATGTCGACGCCTCGCCCCCGCGACCTGTGCATCCCAGAGGCCGCGTTTGGCCGCAGCGCCGGCGCGCGTTGGCGCGGCGACACGGATGGCGTGGACGCGGCGCTGGTGGCGGTAGCCAGAGCGCAGCACGAGGCGGCGCTGATGGCCTACCGGCTCCGCGACCGAACCCTGGCGCGACGGATGGCGACCGAGTTCGGGTTCTCCGTGAAGACCTGGTCGGACCACAGCCTGGGTAAGCGGTGGGCCTCACGGGCGACGTGGGCGGCGTTCACAACCATCGCGATGCGAACCTGTGCGCCGCCGGACGAGACCGGCTGAAGTTCCGCGTCTCGCGGCGTGAGGCGGCCGCAGCAGCGTGGCCGCCCGCAAGGGGTGTGGATGAAGGCACGATGGCATGCGTCTTTCGGCATAGGTTGCTGCGCATGACGGAAGCTGAGGTCCAGGCGGCGTTCGTTGGAGCGCTGTACGAGCGCGGCTGGGACGTGACGACCGAGAACGCCGACTACACCGACGTGATCGCGCGCCGCGGCACCGATGTACTCATCGCCGAGGTCAAGGGTGAGACCCGCAGCGTCGGTACCGACGTGGACACCGCCTACGGGCAGCTTCTGCGCCGCATGGCCGACCGCGGCGTCGCGAGCGTCCGCTACGCCCTCGTCGTGCCTGCAGCCGCGGCTCCGGCCGCCCTGCGTGTGCCTGAGGGTGTGCGCGAGACGCTCGCCATCGACATCTGGCAGGTCGCCCCCACGGGCGCCGTCAGCACCGACTCGCCCTGGTTCGCGTCCCTCGGCCAAGGCGCGTCGCGCGAGGGCAGATAGCCCCGAGAAGGCCGTAGTCTGGCACTGAGCCCGCCCAACGCGTCTGGGCCGGTAGGACGCGTCACTGAGCCACGGTTGGTTGCCCGTTCGAGTCGGCCCGGGTCCGGAGAGCCACGGCGTTTCGTCGTGGCTCTCGAAATTTCAGAAGTTGCCGGTCAGGCAGGACAACATTCGCTTAGCCGCCCGAGCGCGCACTCGACAACGTCAACGACCTCGTGGGGCTCACGACCTAGCCGCGTCAGCTCAGGTCAGTTCAGGTGGCGCTGCTGCTGGTCGAGCGAGAGAATTGCGCAGAAGAACTGCGGGCAGGTCGCCTACCCGAACTTGGTCGGGTCGGACACCGACGCGGCGCTCAGCTAGCTCGAGACGGACGGGACACCCCACCGCACGTGGCCGGTCCTTAGTCGTGGCGGAAGGCCTTGTCCCTGTCTGGGTTGCCCAGGTGGCCGTACTCGTCGTCCAGCTTGCGCCTTCGGCGGTAGAAGTCCTCTAGGCGGCGGTGTTCGTCGGCTGCGAGCCGCGGAAGGGCCTTCATCAACACCTCCTCGACCGCGAGGAGCGCCTCATCATCGGCTTTCGCCAGGAGGTGTACGACCCTAGCGAGAGTCCTTGGGTCGGGCTCCGGCGCAGACTCGAGTCGTGGGTGCAGCGCCTCGGCGGCCTCCTGTGGCGAAGCGAACGGCTGCTGCCGCACGAGAACTCGCTGCGTGTTTTGGCCACGCACCTTCGCCTTGAACTCGAAGGCCGCCCCCCGTCCGACGCGGGGATCCTTGACGACCAGGTCGAGGCGCCTTCCGTCCGCGGTCGCGGAGTACTCCGTTGCGTAGGACCCGTCGGCGGCCCTGAGGTGGGCGAGCAGGGTGAGTGCGGAGTCCAGCGAGGGCGCCTGCGCGCCGCGCTCGACGGCACGCACGAAAGTGGGGTGCACGTCAGCCATCTCTGCGAGCTCCCTCGCTGTCAGTCCGCTCTTCAGGCGCAGGTCCCTCAGGAGGTCGCCAAGCACTCGGTTGCCCTCAGACCCGCTCTTCACCAGCCAGGGCCCGTCGATGTAGTCGCGGCGTGGGGAGTACGTCATGGGAACAGGATAGACGACGAGAGACGATGACTTCTTGACGACCAGTGAGCATCGTCCTAGAGTCCGAGCCATGCTCCTCTCTCCTCCTCTCTTGCCCTCCTTTGGCGGTTCCTCGCGTCGTGGTCTGCTCATCGACCTCGACAACATCGCACTCCACCGGGGACGCCTCCTCCCCGCCGACCTGGTCGGCCAGCGTCTGCGCACGATCGCCGAGTTGGCCGGGCCGTGTGACTACCGGATCGCGATCGCCCCGCCAAGGACGCTGGGGGCGTACTCGTCGGTGCTAGTGGCGCAGAACATCCCGGTCAGAACGTGTGGGTCCGAGCCCGACGCCGCAGACCTCGCCCTGTGCGTCCAGGGCTTCGAGCTCCTCGCTCGTGGCTACGCCGCGCTGGTGGTCGCGTCGGGAGACCACTTCTTCGCTCAGCTCGCCGACCTGGCACCCCTGCATCTCGCGGTGCCGCACGACATCCCGGTAGCCCGCAGCCTCAAGCGCGTCGCCCGTCCCGTCACCCACTTCCCGGCCCGCGCGGCCTGAGAACGGAGTCACGTCATGTTCATCGCCATCCTCTACTTCGCTGCGGCTGGTGCCGCTGCTGTCGGAGGCGCCGGCGCCGCCGGGGTGCTCTACGACCGCGGCCGACAGCACGCCGCAACTTCTTCTCGCGAGCAGGACTCCCGCAACCTCGCCCGGTTGCTCCAGGCCGAGATAAGCCTCGCCCAGCTGCGCCGCGAAGCGGCCGAGATGGGAGTGGACCCCGACCAGGTCGAGGCCGGGTACTTCGCTCTCCGCGACGGCAGCATCAGTCTCGATGAGGCGCTCACCATGCTGCGGGGAAGCCGCTAGCTCCACCGCCCCTAGCGACTGCTGAGGTCGCCTCGCCTAGCACCGTGCGAGGGGTGGCACCTGATGACCAACCCCGGACTCAAGCAGCCGGACCTCTCACGGATACAGAGGCCGCCGTTCTGCGTTTCGCCAGCCAGTGGTGGAAGTTCCCCGGAGCGATGGAGACGCGGATCCGCGAAGAGTTCGGGTGGTCTCTGACCCGCTACCACCAGGTCCTGAACGCGCTCATCGACCGGCCCGAGGCCCACGAAGCCGCCCCAGCGCTGGTCTCGCGACTCCGGCGCCTTCGTACAGCTCGGCAGCGGGCCCGCTCAGCCGAGCGCCGGGGGTAGCAGGCGTCGGTCGCCCATCGCCCGCAGACTGTCACTACCGAGCGGTGAGC
This genomic window from Nocardioides marinus contains:
- a CDS encoding HAD family hydrolase codes for the protein MPAAAFFDLDKTIIAKSSTLAFSRPFQAGGLISRRAVLRSAYAQFVYLVGGADHDQMEKLRQFMSQLCAGWDVQTVRDIVAETLHDIVDPLVYEEAVELIDAHHLEGREVVIVSASGTEVVEPIGELLGADSVVATRLEVEDGRYTGEIAYYVYAEEKAKAIRELAETRGFDLSECYAYSDSVTDVPMLEAVGHPFAVNPDKELRRIAEERGWTVLVFDKPVALRSRVPVPSGPTLAALAVGGAVAVGGVIWAGARKRAAGA
- a CDS encoding helix-turn-helix domain-containing protein, which produces MTYSPRRDYIDGPWLVKSGSEGNRVLGDLLRDLRLKSGLTARELAEMADVHPTFVRAVERGAQAPSLDSALTLLAHLRAADGSYATEYSATADGRRLDLVVKDPRVGRGAAFEFKAKVRGQNTQRVLVRQQPFASPQEAAEALHPRLESAPEPDPRTLARVVHLLAKADDEALLAVEEVLMKALPRLAADEHRRLEDFYRRRRKLDDEYGHLGNPDRDKAFRHD
- a CDS encoding ThiF family adenylyltransferase, translating into MNLTDAAPQKPSTSDQVLPAGWPRRHPDRFAAECAALDAAGWTYEVQDAEDRVTFTVQYPLPHQGSRAELTVWFPGAYPHFPAEVYDRTNATGAVRHRDPVTGLLCLAHDRDHRPEELFADVLARQMSKLLVVENLVADDSIRADRAEDPVWAVHAGLEEATVGYGLGTDRLSATVVVADVAIPAHLDGGALEARYPHGLVRQGRLATGVVTHIWGDDFHSELSSVGIRSEFPVIEVGRWIRDPDYRVGQDAEEVWARIEPLLPPLEEAQAGTDHQAGTDRDPDGAQDPDRRATETIGLLVPETETAYRQSGESWVFLHRTVLTLTSTGAPVEVRWLATAAHLNTEAVHHRTPDAATLASKTAVLVGCGAIGHQIATDLARTGVNTLLLIDGDDIDPATASRQHAPLLAAGHQKATELATSLSASNPACDVRAWAMNVQILWEKHTGKRGQVASATRTAIAKADLVIDATANPNVTSFLGAIRRDQGRPFLAVAGTAGMWGGWVACLDPARATGCVECLTHHRSDPASPLPVPPADPAGWVNLPRCSEPTFTGTNADVATIAHHASRIAVHQLVHGQPFGGDYQVAALRSADGQPQPVSWSTTSLPPHHECLCNDQDTPAHVEQLQLALIW
- a CDS encoding oxidoreductase, yielding MSADPMSWLVSLEGVPSAFAATRDGIDALLRDRGLRRTSPEQTAASLLRGAHASAVLEGSSSTFEEVAEGAGDAIAVDAVRVSTELLSLVPVLGRSPLQALARIHALASASSLPEERRGRPRDASSADRLRSLAEVLLAETEAPALMVAALVHADLATAAPFPSHNGIVARAAERLVLVARGVDPASLTVPEAGHLAHRAAYESNLRGYASGDDSGIHSWLLYAPEAFASGADASPLRS
- a CDS encoding ATPase, T2SS/T4P/T4SS family, producing the protein MSEPAVALVERARAHLAAAAAPLTPHAVAEALRGAGPVGHDTVLAVHARLVRDVEGAGPLQGLLATPGVTDVLVNGSSGVYLDRGSGLERAEVHLPDEESVRRLAQRLASLGGRRLDDASPCVDLRLPDGTRLHAVLAPVARPGTTISLRLPPRRPFSLPELMAAGHAPPQMERLLTALVAARAAFLVTGGTGTGKTTVLATLLGLVPPTERIVVVEDAAELAPAHPHVVSLEARPANLEGSGALPLHTLVRQALRMRPDRIVVGEVRIPAGVSRAPDRKLPSSREARHSSGETPRRDAFQTGNSRA
- a CDS encoding class I SAM-dependent methyltransferase, with the translated sequence MTDLQPGADPRSCFGSVADAYDRGRPSYPAPAASWLVGEQPATVLELGAGTGKLTEVLVGLGHEVHATDPDSAMLERLRARLPLVRATVAGAEEIPLADASVDVVVAGQAFHWFDLERALPEINRVLRPGGHLALVWNQRDERVPWVRRLGALLGDRDQRTDLADPLEHSGLFGWVEEETFKHRQVIDRESVLDLALSRSSVATLDERGREAKLAQVRAFYDDYGRGMDGMQLPYLTRCYRARMVEQERTPRPGGSPSTTGTPETVAEAAPEVHDSPMLVTTGSIPRIDVEVAKATPASVLDDDTAMLLIDFR
- the ssd gene encoding septum site-determining protein Ssd, which encodes MDRPAVLLATADPHLLAEVQRLAASVGIGVVPVVDGGGLLRRWQTAPLVLLGADLVPSTADLRPPRRSGVVLVSSGPVPSELLRPALELGVGEVAELPVAGGWLATALADLEHATADGRVVGVLGGAGGAGATTFAAALGQVAARAGGTLVVDADPLGPGVDRVLGLEQVDGVGWEQLAGSHGRLAARDLREGVPRRGHLGVLTWRRAAVPRLPEADQVGEVLAAARRGHEVVVVDLPRLGSVRDQLAAHCDLLVVVVPATVAGVASTVRAVAGLDDPCRAGLVLRGRSADEHAAHRATGLPVLAAMVSQRGMDEAVDLGMGPVRSFRGPLGRAAGTVLDRLRLQGRVAA
- a CDS encoding DUF3263 domain-containing protein, whose amino-acid sequence is MAPDDQPRTQAAGPLTDTEAAVLRFASQWWKFPGAMETRIREEFGWSLTRYHQVLNALIDRPEAHEAAPALVSRLRRLRTARQRARSAERRG